The following coding sequences lie in one Sphingobium sp. KCTC 72723 genomic window:
- a CDS encoding efflux RND transporter periplasmic adaptor subunit encodes MQKGVFIGLLTCASALALGACSESAPPAPPPPAVGVVTLKTESAPLVNELPGRIAAVEIAEVRPQISGVIRRRLFTEGGDVRAGQLLYEIEDAPYRAALAQAQGSLARANAAIRSTALQAQRYRDLVGINAVSRQEYDNADATAQQARADVAAQRGAVQAAQVSQGFTRIRAPISGRIGRSLFTPGALVQAGQADALATIQRTDTVYVDVSQSAAQIIDLKQAMKSGGVSAASGARIQLLLPNGSTYPIEGRLQFSEVSVDPTSGAVTLRATFPNPDGLLLPGMYVRAKLVEGQRTQAILAPQQGITRDARGRATAMVIGKDNKAEMRQVTVDRAVGDKWIVTNGLKPGDRLIVEGLLNLRPGTVVKPGAPQQVVAPAPQHGGAN; translated from the coding sequence ATGCAAAAGGGGGTGTTCATCGGGCTGCTGACGTGCGCGTCGGCCCTGGCTCTGGGTGCGTGCAGCGAAAGCGCGCCGCCTGCGCCACCGCCGCCCGCGGTTGGCGTAGTGACGCTGAAAACCGAATCGGCGCCGCTGGTCAACGAATTGCCGGGCCGTATCGCCGCTGTCGAAATCGCCGAAGTCCGGCCGCAGATCAGCGGTGTCATCCGCCGCCGCCTGTTCACCGAAGGCGGCGATGTCCGCGCCGGGCAATTGCTCTACGAAATCGAGGATGCGCCTTATCGGGCCGCGCTGGCGCAGGCGCAGGGGTCGCTGGCACGCGCCAACGCCGCAATCCGTTCGACCGCGCTTCAGGCGCAGCGCTACCGCGATCTGGTCGGCATCAACGCCGTCAGTCGTCAGGAATATGACAATGCCGACGCGACCGCTCAGCAGGCGCGCGCCGATGTTGCGGCGCAGCGTGGCGCGGTGCAGGCGGCGCAGGTAAGCCAAGGCTTTACCCGCATCCGCGCGCCCATTTCGGGTCGTATCGGCCGGTCGCTGTTCACGCCGGGCGCATTGGTACAGGCGGGCCAGGCGGACGCACTGGCGACGATCCAGCGCACCGACACTGTCTATGTCGATGTCTCCCAATCGGCGGCGCAGATCATCGACCTCAAGCAGGCAATGAAAAGCGGCGGCGTAAGCGCAGCAAGCGGCGCGCGTATCCAGTTGCTCCTGCCAAACGGCAGCACCTACCCGATCGAGGGTCGTCTGCAATTTTCCGAAGTGTCGGTCGATCCGACATCGGGCGCGGTGACGCTGCGCGCGACCTTCCCCAACCCTGATGGCCTGTTGCTGCCGGGCATGTATGTCCGCGCCAAGCTGGTCGAAGGGCAACGGACGCAGGCGATCCTCGCGCCGCAGCAGGGCATTACCCGCGACGCGCGCGGCCGCGCCACCGCAATGGTCATCGGCAAGGATAATAAGGCGGAAATGCGTCAGGTCACGGTGGACCGGGCGGTCGGCGACAAATGGATCGTCACCAACGGGTTGAAGCCGGGCGACCGGCTGATCGTCGAAGGCTTGCTGAACCTGCGCCCCGGCACAGTGGTAAAACCCGGCGCGCCGCAACAAGTGGTCGCGCCAGCACCGCAACACGGCGGGGCAAACTAA
- a CDS encoding TetR/AcrR family transcriptional regulator → MVALQHEKKGPESGRARIIAAARDLFVTHGFHQTSMSELAGASQVSVGQIYRLFKGKEDIIEAIVHADADEWADAMAALRTRLDAGELTITQTFELVLLHNVDEKDEALSFDILAESFRNPAVAQTVGDLCLRFRSFLRDFACIANPDLSGEALDAAEEMIMACMFGLGHRSLSRPKLPAAIVARRAAEMIVAGLRAVR, encoded by the coding sequence ATGGTTGCATTGCAGCATGAAAAAAAAGGGCCGGAGAGTGGCCGTGCCAGGATTATCGCCGCTGCGCGTGACCTGTTCGTGACACATGGATTTCACCAGACATCCATGTCCGAACTGGCCGGCGCTTCGCAGGTGTCGGTCGGGCAAATCTATCGGCTGTTCAAGGGCAAGGAAGACATAATCGAGGCGATCGTCCATGCCGACGCCGACGAATGGGCCGATGCGATGGCCGCGCTACGCACGCGACTGGATGCTGGCGAACTGACGATTACGCAGACGTTCGAACTGGTGCTGTTGCATAATGTCGATGAAAAGGACGAAGCGCTGTCCTTCGACATATTGGCCGAAAGTTTTCGCAACCCGGCCGTGGCGCAGACCGTGGGCGACCTGTGTTTGCGTTTTCGCAGTTTCCTGCGCGATTTTGCCTGCATCGCCAATCCCGACCTGTCTGGCGAAGCGCTGGACGCGGCGGAGGAAATGATCATGGCCTGCATGTTCGGCCTGGGCCATCGCAGCCTGTCACGACCCAAATTGCCAGCCGCCATAGTCGCGCGCCGGGCAGCCGAGATGATCGTTGCCGGGCTGCGGGCGGTGCGGTGA
- a CDS encoding M16 family metallopeptidase, whose amino-acid sequence MIFSPRRTAASLTVIALLLSGSPASLSARTEPAASTLQGATQAQVRPWLYENSDVPIDPAWRFGTLPNGLRYAIRRNGVPPGQVSVRLRIDAGSLMEQPEEMGYAHYMEHLTFRGSRHVPDGESKRIWQRLGVTFGSDSNAQTTPTGTTYALDLPQATQMTLGESLKILSGMMADPNIVDSAVNAERAVVLAERRESDGPQMRISDISRQHFFAGQPLADHAPIGTVATLNAATAAKMVAFHDRWYRPENAVISIAGDIDPALAEQLIKDNFAGWIAPGKGAPLPDFGMPDPKLPATRVAIEPGSPLGLTMAWLRPWKPRADTILYNQDKLTDMLALQIISRRLEQAARAGGSFLQASVEQQDVSRSADGTFMTIIPTGDNWEKALADVRAIVEDAKATPPSAQEIEREYTQMNTALSIQVENADTEAGAKQATDLVSAVDIRETTVSPQAAVEIFRSGKPAMTPQKIVESTRRLFSAGVFRALLITGKTQPGIDAKLAAAVAAPVKAATNARLADKAVTMADLPKLGAPGTIISRTAIGLPGMETITFANGVKLTLFANDAETEKVRINVRFGHGQQAFSPTKPVASWAGDYALVASGIGTLGQRELDELTIGRRMGMDFAVDDDAFELQAVTRPADYKDQLRLYATKLAAPGWDPAPIARVKTGASVAYDAMSRSPDAVLGRDLNWLLHDKDVRFRTPSRAEIDGLTPQAFRTTWEPMLASGPIEVQIFGQVKADDAIAAVASTLGALPARTDTPVPAANRLMRFPTHVEAPVILRHKGDKEQAAAVMAWPTAGGFTLQKEARQLEILTQIFNDRLFDRLRSTEGAAYSPSVQNSWPFSYDSGGYILVSSQIRPDRIKYFYEVVKATAADLAKTPVSDDELQRAVAPMRQMLMRAGTGNAFWMNQMEGATHDPRYVQAMQTMAQDMLTVTPTQLQALASRYLVPGKSWSAVVLPDGVAAK is encoded by the coding sequence ATGATCTTTTCCCCCCGGCGCACCGCCGCTTCGCTCACTGTCATTGCCCTGTTGCTGTCGGGTTCGCCCGCATCGCTCAGCGCACGCACGGAACCCGCCGCCTCCACCTTGCAGGGGGCGACGCAGGCGCAGGTCCGCCCATGGCTCTACGAAAATAGCGATGTGCCGATCGACCCGGCATGGCGTTTTGGCACTTTGCCCAACGGATTGCGCTACGCGATCCGCCGCAATGGCGTGCCGCCGGGGCAGGTATCCGTCCGTCTGCGGATCGACGCGGGGTCGCTGATGGAGCAGCCCGAAGAAATGGGTTATGCCCATTACATGGAGCATCTGACGTTCAGAGGCTCCCGCCATGTGCCGGACGGCGAATCGAAGCGTATCTGGCAGCGGCTGGGCGTCACCTTCGGCAGCGACAGCAATGCGCAGACAACGCCGACCGGCACGACCTACGCGCTCGACCTGCCGCAGGCGACCCAGATGACGCTGGGCGAGAGCCTGAAAATCCTGTCTGGCATGATGGCCGATCCCAACATCGTCGACAGCGCGGTCAATGCCGAACGCGCCGTGGTGCTGGCCGAACGGCGCGAGAGCGACGGACCGCAAATGCGCATTTCCGATATCAGTCGCCAGCATTTCTTCGCCGGCCAACCCCTGGCCGACCATGCGCCGATCGGCACGGTAGCAACGCTTAACGCCGCAACGGCCGCGAAGATGGTTGCTTTTCACGATCGCTGGTATCGCCCGGAAAATGCCGTGATCTCGATCGCGGGGGATATTGATCCGGCACTGGCCGAACAACTTATCAAGGATAATTTCGCTGGCTGGATAGCGCCGGGCAAGGGCGCGCCGCTGCCCGATTTCGGTATGCCCGATCCCAAATTGCCTGCCACTCGTGTCGCCATAGAGCCAGGATCGCCCCTGGGCCTGACCATGGCGTGGCTGCGTCCGTGGAAGCCGCGCGCCGACACGATCCTCTACAATCAGGACAAGCTGACCGACATGCTCGCGCTTCAGATCATCAGCCGACGGCTGGAGCAGGCGGCGCGGGCAGGGGGTAGCTTCCTGCAAGCCAGCGTCGAACAGCAGGATGTCAGCCGGTCTGCCGACGGCACCTTCATGACCATCATCCCGACCGGCGACAATTGGGAAAAGGCGCTGGCCGACGTGCGCGCCATCGTGGAGGATGCCAAAGCCACGCCGCCCAGCGCGCAGGAAATCGAGCGCGAATATACGCAGATGAACACCGCGCTTTCGATCCAGGTCGAAAATGCCGACACCGAAGCGGGCGCGAAGCAGGCGACCGACCTGGTGAGTGCAGTCGATATTCGCGAAACCACGGTCAGCCCACAGGCAGCGGTCGAGATTTTTCGTTCCGGCAAGCCCGCCATGACGCCCCAGAAGATCGTGGAATCGACCCGGCGGCTCTTTTCGGCGGGCGTATTCCGCGCGCTACTTATTACAGGCAAGACGCAGCCGGGTATCGACGCCAAATTGGCCGCCGCCGTCGCTGCGCCGGTCAAGGCCGCAACTAATGCGCGTTTGGCGGACAAGGCCGTGACGATGGCCGATCTGCCAAAGCTGGGCGCGCCCGGCACTATCATATCGCGCACGGCCATTGGCCTGCCGGGCATGGAAACCATCACCTTCGCCAACGGGGTCAAGCTGACGCTGTTCGCCAATGACGCGGAAACCGAAAAGGTGCGTATCAATGTGCGTTTCGGCCATGGCCAGCAGGCATTTTCCCCAACGAAGCCGGTGGCAAGCTGGGCGGGCGATTATGCGCTGGTCGCCAGCGGCATCGGCACGCTGGGGCAGCGGGAACTCGACGAACTGACCATAGGTCGTCGCATGGGCATGGACTTTGCCGTCGATGACGATGCGTTCGAGTTGCAGGCGGTTACGCGCCCGGCCGATTACAAGGATCAGTTGCGCCTGTACGCCACCAAGCTGGCCGCGCCGGGATGGGACCCCGCGCCGATCGCACGGGTCAAGACCGGTGCGTCGGTCGCTTATGACGCCATGTCGCGATCACCCGACGCTGTGCTGGGGCGTGACCTGAACTGGCTGCTGCATGACAAGGACGTTCGTTTCCGCACCCCGTCGCGCGCGGAGATTGACGGCCTGACGCCGCAGGCATTCCGCACGACATGGGAACCCATGCTGGCGTCGGGACCGATAGAGGTGCAGATTTTCGGTCAGGTGAAAGCGGACGATGCAATTGCGGCAGTCGCGTCCACGCTGGGCGCGCTCCCCGCACGCACCGATACGCCAGTGCCTGCCGCGAACCGGCTGATGCGCTTTCCCACCCATGTCGAAGCGCCGGTCATCTTGCGGCACAAGGGCGACAAGGAACAGGCCGCAGCCGTCATGGCATGGCCGACGGCGGGTGGCTTCACCCTGCAAAAGGAAGCGCGCCAGCTGGAGATATTGACGCAGATATTCAACGATCGACTGTTCGACCGGCTGCGTTCGACAGAGGGGGCAGCCTATTCGCCCAGCGTCCAGAATAGCTGGCCATTTTCCTATGACAGTGGCGGCTATATTTTGGTGAGCAGCCAGATACGGCCTGACCGGATCAAATATTTCTATGAAGTGGTAAAGGCGACTGCGGCCGATCTGGCTAAAACGCCGGTCAGCGACGACGAACTGCAACGCGCCGTCGCCCCGATGCGGCAAATGCTGATGCGCGCTGGCACCGGCAACGCCTTCTGGATGAACCAGATGGAGGGCGCGACCCATGATCCGCGCTATGTTCAGGCGATGCAAACGATGGCGCAGGACATGCTGACCGTAACCCCCACGCAGTTGCAGGCGCTCGCCAGCCGCTATCTGGTGCCGGGCAAGAGCTGGTCCGCTGTCGTCCTGCCCGACGGGGTGGCCGCGAAATAA
- a CDS encoding DEAD/DEAH box helicase, giving the protein MQFNELGLAEPIMKALESKNYVTPTPIQQKAIPVLLEGRDLCGIAQTGTGKTAAFALPSLDYFARNPKVTPIKGCRMLVLAPTRELAAQIAQSFRDYGRFMKLTVETVFGGVPVNKQIRALAGGVDIVVATPGRLLDLIDQRAFTISHTEIFVLDEADQMMDMGFIHPLKRVAKMLPRDRQNLFFSATMPKEIEALAAQFLNDPVKVSVAPQSTTAERVHQRATFVNQGEKQALLHMILASEDIDRALIFTRTKHGADRVVRFLEGAGIDAFAIHGNKSQGQRTTALQAFRQGKVKLLVATDIAARGIDVSGVSHVINFEIPNVAEQYVHRIGRTARAGADGIAISFVADDERPYLKAIEKATRVKLEIEPLPENFMDAVRALPKPAAPKKGPMQTPQQQARRADGQRKYQDGQKPSRGNPDRAHRPDGEGGEKRPFHRRRSGGAVGAHKGAVQRTGTPR; this is encoded by the coding sequence ATGCAATTCAACGAACTTGGTCTGGCTGAGCCGATCATGAAGGCGCTCGAATCCAAAAATTATGTGACGCCCACGCCGATCCAGCAAAAGGCGATTCCCGTCCTTTTGGAAGGCCGTGACCTGTGTGGCATCGCCCAGACCGGCACTGGCAAGACCGCAGCCTTCGCGCTGCCCAGCCTCGACTATTTCGCCCGTAATCCAAAGGTTACGCCGATCAAGGGCTGCCGGATGCTGGTGCTGGCGCCGACCCGCGAACTCGCTGCGCAGATCGCGCAGAGCTTCCGTGACTATGGCCGCTTCATGAAGTTGACCGTGGAAACCGTGTTCGGCGGCGTGCCGGTCAACAAGCAGATTCGCGCCCTTGCCGGTGGCGTCGATATTGTCGTCGCCACGCCGGGCCGTCTGCTCGACCTGATCGACCAGCGTGCCTTCACCATCAGCCACACGGAAATCTTCGTTCTCGACGAAGCGGACCAGATGATGGACATGGGCTTCATCCATCCGTTGAAGCGCGTGGCCAAGATGCTGCCGCGCGATCGCCAGAACCTGTTCTTCTCGGCCACCATGCCCAAGGAAATCGAAGCGCTCGCCGCCCAGTTCCTGAACGATCCGGTCAAGGTCAGCGTCGCGCCGCAATCCACCACGGCAGAGCGCGTTCACCAGCGCGCCACCTTCGTCAACCAGGGGGAAAAGCAGGCGCTGCTTCACATGATCCTGGCCAGCGAAGACATCGACCGTGCGTTGATCTTCACCCGCACCAAACATGGTGCCGATCGCGTCGTGCGCTTTCTGGAAGGCGCAGGGATCGACGCTTTCGCTATCCATGGCAACAAGAGCCAGGGCCAGCGCACCACGGCATTGCAGGCATTCCGTCAGGGCAAGGTGAAGCTGCTGGTCGCGACCGACATTGCCGCGCGCGGCATCGACGTGTCGGGTGTCAGCCATGTCATCAACTTTGAAATCCCCAATGTCGCCGAACAATATGTCCACCGCATCGGTCGCACCGCGCGCGCCGGGGCCGATGGCATTGCGATCAGCTTCGTGGCGGATGACGAGCGGCCTTACCTGAAGGCCATTGAGAAGGCGACGCGCGTAAAGCTGGAAATCGAGCCTCTGCCCGAAAACTTCATGGACGCCGTGCGCGCCCTGCCAAAGCCTGCCGCGCCCAAGAAAGGCCCGATGCAGACGCCGCAGCAGCAGGCCCGCCGCGCCGATGGCCAGCGTAAATATCAGGACGGCCAAAAGCCGTCGCGTGGCAATCCTGACCGGGCGCATCGCCCTGACGGAGAAGGCGGCGAAAAGCGTCCCTTCCATCGTCGCCGTAGCGGCGGTGCCGTTGGCGCGCACAAGGGCGCGGTTCAGCGCACCGGCACGCCGCGCTGA
- a CDS encoding pyridoxamine 5'-phosphate oxidase family protein, whose protein sequence is MTNDTEIRERFWAEISSSPFLMIGLQGSHDHSEPMTAQLDPNANHCFWFYTSKGNRLAPGGAAMAQFVAKDHNLFACIDGTLTTEMDPAVIDRFWSKEVEAWYPGGRNDPDLLMLRFDLGTAEIWRADMSIKGVFKQLLGGDVRDEMKGKHAEVSL, encoded by the coding sequence ATGACCAACGACACCGAAATCCGCGAACGCTTCTGGGCCGAAATTTCCAGCAGCCCTTTTCTGATGATCGGATTGCAGGGCAGTCACGACCATAGCGAACCGATGACCGCGCAGCTTGATCCTAACGCCAATCATTGCTTCTGGTTCTACACCAGCAAGGGCAATCGACTGGCACCCGGCGGTGCGGCGATGGCGCAGTTCGTGGCAAAGGACCATAATCTGTTCGCCTGCATCGACGGCACGCTGACGACTGAGATGGACCCGGCGGTGATCGACCGCTTCTGGTCGAAGGAAGTGGAGGCCTGGTATCCGGGCGGTCGCAACGATCCCGACTTGCTGATGTTGCGCTTCGACCTTGGCACCGCCGAAATCTGGCGAGCGGACATGTCGATCAAGGGCGTGTTCAAACAGTTGTTGGGCGGCGACGTGCGCGACGAAATGAAGGGCAAGCACGCCGAAGTCTCGCTCTGA
- a CDS encoding NifU family protein, with product MLIETELTPNPATIKFLPGRTVMGAGTRDFATPEEAEASPLADALFRQGDVTGVFFGGDFISVTIAPGSEWRDVKPDILATLLEHFSADMPLFASGSALGISVPDDEEQFSDDPADAEIVEQIRDLIDTRVRPAVANDGGDIVYRGFDKGTVYLKMQGACAGCPSSSATLKNGIEQLLKHYVPEVTEVRAV from the coding sequence ATGCTGATAGAGACGGAACTCACGCCCAACCCGGCGACCATCAAATTCCTGCCCGGCCGCACGGTCATGGGTGCTGGAACCCGCGATTTCGCGACCCCCGAAGAAGCGGAAGCGTCGCCACTGGCCGACGCGCTGTTCAGGCAGGGCGATGTCACGGGCGTATTTTTCGGCGGTGACTTCATATCGGTCACGATCGCGCCGGGATCGGAATGGCGCGACGTAAAGCCGGACATATTAGCCACGCTGCTGGAACATTTTTCCGCCGACATGCCGCTGTTCGCGTCAGGATCCGCGCTGGGCATCAGCGTGCCGGACGATGAGGAACAATTTTCCGACGATCCTGCCGACGCCGAAATCGTGGAGCAGATCCGCGACCTTATCGACACGCGGGTTCGCCCGGCAGTCGCCAATGACGGTGGCGACATCGTCTATCGCGGTTTCGACAAAGGCACTGTCTACCTCAAGATGCAGGGCGCGTGCGCAGGTTGCCCGTCGTCCAGCGCGACGCTGAAAAACGGCATCGAACAGTTGCTGAAACATTATGTGCCGGAAGTGACGGAAGTGCGCGCGGTCTGA
- the tsaB gene encoding tRNA (adenosine(37)-N6)-threonylcarbamoyltransferase complex dimerization subunit type 1 TsaB: MRLLVIDTATQALSVALLENGAPIGRFHDIVGRGHAEALLPAIAALPHGGRTDAIAVDVGPGSFTGVRIGVAAARALALAWAIPVQGYSAPALIAAKAAQNHGGGPITVTITGGHGELFWQMFDTTGLVPMTAIASTPIATLATQLEADAFYGTGAETLVTARGHGTAVTIYPDATDFPLIASLPPLPATPVYGRGADAKTMAERAAS, encoded by the coding sequence TTGCGCCTTTTGGTGATCGACACCGCGACACAGGCTCTTTCCGTGGCGTTGCTGGAAAATGGCGCGCCGATCGGACGCTTTCATGACATTGTCGGGCGTGGCCATGCCGAAGCCCTGCTGCCCGCGATCGCTGCCCTGCCCCATGGCGGACGCACCGACGCCATTGCCGTCGATGTCGGGCCGGGCAGCTTTACCGGCGTGCGCATCGGCGTTGCCGCCGCCCGCGCGCTGGCGCTGGCATGGGCGATACCCGTTCAAGGCTATAGCGCGCCTGCCCTGATCGCCGCGAAAGCAGCGCAGAACCATGGGGGCGGGCCAATTACGGTCACCATCACCGGGGGGCATGGCGAATTATTCTGGCAAATGTTCGATACCACCGGACTGGTCCCCATGACGGCGATTGCGTCCACACCCATCGCAACGCTGGCCACCCAGTTGGAAGCAGACGCCTTTTACGGCACCGGGGCGGAAACGCTGGTTACGGCGCGCGGCCATGGCACGGCGGTTACGATCTATCCCGATGCCACCGATTTCCCGCTGATCGCATCGCTGCCCCCCCTGCCTGCCACCCCGGTCTATGGTCGCGGCGCGGATGCCAAGACCATGGCGGAGCGTGCGGCATCATGA
- a CDS encoding GNAT family N-acetyltransferase — MMPRLTLDCYDQSDRNAMADAMTVMTQAFDPAFGEAWTLPQLARIMMMPGTWLTIARLDAAPLGFALVRSVLDECELLLLAVDPAWRKRGIGDALLRDSLLTARRRGITSMNLEVRAANNAVHLYEKAGFEYVHRRPGYYRGHDGQLHDALSFRIDMLA, encoded by the coding sequence ATGATGCCGCGCCTTACCCTCGATTGCTATGACCAGAGTGATCGCAACGCGATGGCCGACGCAATGACCGTCATGACCCAGGCATTCGACCCGGCGTTCGGCGAAGCATGGACATTGCCGCAACTGGCCAGGATCATGATGATGCCCGGCACATGGCTGACGATCGCGCGCCTGGACGCTGCGCCGCTCGGCTTTGCATTGGTGCGGTCGGTGCTGGACGAATGCGAATTACTGTTGCTTGCCGTCGATCCGGCCTGGCGCAAGCGCGGCATTGGCGATGCGCTGTTACGCGACAGTCTTTTGACTGCCCGCCGTAGAGGCATCACGTCGATGAACCTTGAAGTGCGGGCCGCGAACAATGCCGTGCATCTTTATGAGAAAGCAGGCTTTGAATATGTACATCGCCGCCCCGGTTACTATCGCGGACATGATGGACAACTTCACGATGCTCTTAGCTTTCGCATCGACATGCTCGCCTGA
- a CDS encoding MucR family transcriptional regulator: protein MENESAQSEMLITLTSDIVAAHVSNNSVAVSDVATLIQNVHAALSGLSEPAPLPEVKLEPAVSVRSSIKPDFIICLEDGKKLKMLKRHLMTHYQMTPDDYRAKWSLPADYPMVAPNYAEQRRTLAKKIGLGTKRRRVPRAK from the coding sequence ATGGAAAACGAATCCGCCCAGAGCGAAATGCTCATTACTTTGACATCCGACATTGTCGCTGCGCATGTCTCTAACAACAGTGTTGCCGTCTCTGACGTTGCGACATTGATTCAGAATGTTCATGCCGCGCTGTCGGGTTTGAGCGAACCGGCCCCTTTGCCCGAAGTAAAGCTGGAGCCTGCGGTTTCGGTTCGGTCCTCGATCAAGCCGGATTTCATCATCTGCCTGGAAGATGGCAAGAAGCTCAAGATGCTCAAGCGCCACCTGATGACTCATTATCAGATGACCCCCGACGATTATCGCGCAAAGTGGAGCCTGCCCGCCGATTATCCGATGGTCGCCCCCAACTATGCCGAACAGCGCCGCACGCTCGCCAAGAAAATTGGCCTTGGCACCAAGCGTCGCCGGGTGCCGCGCGCGAAATAA
- a CDS encoding Fur family transcriptional regulator, which produces MNRKIDVEALCHEKGLRITEQRRVIAQVLSDATDHPDVEELHKRAAAIDPGISIATVYRTVRLFEEAGILERHDFGDGRARYEAAPESHHDHLIDVETGNVIEFVDPELEQLQKIIAEKLGFRLVDHRMELYGVALDRKN; this is translated from the coding sequence ATGAACCGCAAAATCGACGTCGAAGCGCTGTGCCATGAAAAAGGCCTGCGCATCACCGAGCAACGCCGCGTGATCGCTCAGGTGCTGAGCGATGCGACTGACCATCCCGATGTCGAGGAATTGCACAAGCGCGCAGCCGCGATTGATCCGGGTATCTCGATTGCCACCGTCTATCGCACCGTGCGCCTGTTCGAGGAAGCCGGCATATTGGAACGGCATGATTTCGGCGATGGTCGCGCCCGTTACGAAGCGGCACCGGAATCGCATCACGATCATCTGATCGACGTCGAAACCGGCAATGTCATCGAATTTGTCGACCCTGAACTGGAACAGTTGCAAAAGATCATTGCCGAGAAACTGGGCTTCCGCCTGGTCGATCATCGCATGGAACTTTATGGCGTCGCTCTCGACCGGAAAAACTGA
- a CDS encoding lysophospholipid acyltransferase family protein codes for MAMFRRATRIAALVASLLACLIPHLLWRALGRRSPWPRRFLAMAGRSVGVRVHMSGRPHDGDMFLLANHVSWIDILALGGATGAAFVAHDGIARWPVVGWLAAQNNTLFVARERRAMLSGQIDALRDAMLGHQPVALFPEGTTSDGSGLLPFKPSLLAVLLPPPRAVLIQPVHIDYGAATHAIAWHGEEPAGTNAWRILARKGPIDVTLRFLEPFDPAVCADRKAIAATARERIAASIARQQQQRPSTPAPRPV; via the coding sequence ATAGCGATGTTTCGCCGCGCGACGCGCATCGCAGCTCTTGTCGCCAGCCTGCTGGCCTGCCTGATCCCGCATCTGCTTTGGCGCGCGCTCGGTCGCCGTTCACCCTGGCCGCGCCGCTTTCTGGCGATGGCCGGGCGATCGGTCGGGGTGCGCGTGCATATGTCGGGACGGCCCCATGACGGCGACATGTTCCTGCTCGCCAACCATGTCAGCTGGATCGACATATTGGCGCTGGGCGGGGCGACCGGCGCGGCTTTTGTCGCACATGACGGTATAGCGCGCTGGCCAGTGGTCGGCTGGCTGGCGGCGCAGAACAACACATTGTTCGTCGCCCGCGAAAGGCGGGCCATGTTGTCAGGCCAGATCGACGCCCTGCGCGACGCGATGCTGGGGCATCAGCCTGTTGCCCTGTTCCCTGAAGGCACGACCAGCGACGGCAGCGGCCTGCTGCCGTTCAAGCCATCGCTGCTCGCCGTGCTGTTGCCGCCACCGCGCGCCGTGCTGATCCAGCCAGTGCATATCGACTATGGTGCGGCCACTCATGCCATTGCCTGGCATGGCGAAGAACCGGCCGGGACCAACGCCTGGCGCATTTTGGCGCGCAAGGGGCCGATCGACGTGACACTGCGCTTTCTGGAACCGTTCGATCCGGCCGTCTGCGCCGATCGCAAGGCGATCGCAGCGACCGCGCGGGAAAGGATCGCCGCGAGTATCGCCCGGCAGCAGCAGCAGCGCCCTTCCACTCCTGCGCCGCGCCCTGTATAG